One window from the genome of Bdellovibrio sp. NC01 encodes:
- a CDS encoding ATP-binding protein, whose amino-acid sequence MFLSRLKPTLFRISTKLTFAYSLVLILSSTLIFSYLYFQITHALQDQERVILQSKLEEYSNRIEIRGLKDFNEYFMYVPNYDRDASLLIGVFSAKGEMIFFHEPFPSFKVDMDLLNKELANQKQRYFDFSLPEKFGNEAVLVLGRSLKDGSRLVVAKSTEGLGAQLRNLQKIFWWSLLPVALIGFLGGLFLSNSTLSPVREVINSMKKIDSGNFATRVPVGNSEDELEELKVLFNKMLDKIENLVNGLREAFDHLAHDIRTPVTRLRGRAEIALQSEGDVESYREALQSCFENSDKILNFLQVLSDITEAENRSRRLRLEKKFISDLVTDMMNLYEMAFEEKEIQVVQKLDKHDWAMVDSRLISRVIANLLDNAHKYTPPGGTVTIETINQTENVILRVTDSGPGIAADEHSLIWQKLYRIDKARSEYGMGLGLTFVKAVVEAHEGKVSVKSPVKDGHGTEFEVILQKMA is encoded by the coding sequence ATGTTCTTAAGTCGTCTTAAGCCGACTCTGTTCCGTATCAGCACCAAGCTGACGTTCGCGTACTCCTTGGTGTTGATCCTCAGCTCGACGCTGATTTTCAGCTACCTCTATTTTCAAATTACACACGCTCTTCAAGATCAAGAGCGTGTGATTCTTCAAAGCAAACTCGAAGAATATAGCAATCGCATCGAAATTCGTGGTCTCAAGGACTTCAATGAATACTTTATGTATGTCCCGAACTACGATCGCGATGCGAGCTTGCTGATCGGTGTCTTCTCTGCAAAAGGGGAGATGATCTTCTTCCATGAGCCATTCCCAAGCTTCAAAGTCGACATGGATCTTTTGAATAAGGAATTGGCGAATCAGAAACAGCGCTATTTTGATTTCTCTTTGCCTGAAAAGTTCGGCAACGAAGCCGTTTTGGTTTTGGGTCGTAGCTTAAAAGACGGCAGCCGTTTGGTCGTCGCAAAAAGTACAGAAGGCTTGGGCGCTCAGTTGCGCAATCTGCAAAAGATCTTCTGGTGGTCGTTACTGCCTGTGGCCCTTATCGGTTTCTTGGGTGGTCTATTCTTATCGAATTCAACTCTAAGTCCTGTACGTGAAGTCATCAACTCGATGAAGAAGATCGACTCTGGTAATTTTGCCACTCGCGTTCCGGTTGGTAACAGCGAAGATGAACTCGAAGAATTGAAAGTCCTTTTTAATAAGATGCTCGATAAAATCGAAAATCTGGTGAATGGACTGCGCGAAGCCTTCGATCACTTGGCCCATGATATTCGTACGCCGGTAACTCGTTTGCGTGGTCGTGCGGAAATCGCACTGCAAAGTGAAGGCGACGTTGAGTCTTACCGTGAAGCTTTACAAAGCTGCTTTGAAAACTCAGATAAGATTTTAAACTTTCTTCAAGTACTGTCTGATATTACAGAGGCGGAAAATCGTTCGCGCAGACTTCGTCTGGAAAAGAAATTCATCAGTGATTTAGTCACAGATATGATGAATTTGTACGAAATGGCTTTCGAAGAAAAAGAAATTCAGGTCGTGCAAAAACTTGATAAGCACGATTGGGCGATGGTGGATTCACGTCTGATTTCTCGTGTGATCGCGAATCTGTTGGATAATGCGCACAAGTACACGCCACCAGGTGGTACCGTGACGATTGAAACAATCAATCAAACTGAAAATGTGATTTTGCGCGTGACAGATTCGGGCCCGGGTATTGCGGCGGATGAGCATTCATTGATCTGGCAAAAACTTTATCGTATCGACAAAGCTCGTT
- a CDS encoding response regulator transcription factor: MRCLVVEDDNEIATIVKQGLGELEGEVEVESNGRRAFERALTNHYDIIVLDLMLPEMDGYTFAKSLREKEVNTPILILSALRELDDRLKGLSMGGDDYLTKPFAMAELQIRVKNLLKRAQKASEVTQLVFQDLKLNRLNRDVVRAGRKLDLQEREFVLLDLFMSNPNKIIGKQTILKEVWNYDFDPQTNVVDVLVCRLRNKLEKDFPTRLIYTVRGVGYVLKSS, encoded by the coding sequence ATGAGATGCTTAGTAGTTGAAGACGATAACGAAATCGCAACGATCGTAAAACAAGGTCTTGGAGAGCTTGAAGGCGAAGTCGAAGTGGAATCTAACGGCCGCCGTGCTTTCGAAAGAGCGCTAACAAACCATTACGACATTATCGTTTTGGATTTGATGCTTCCAGAAATGGACGGTTACACGTTTGCTAAATCTCTTCGTGAAAAAGAAGTGAACACACCAATCCTAATCTTGAGTGCACTTCGTGAACTTGACGATCGCTTGAAAGGTTTGAGCATGGGTGGTGATGACTACCTTACTAAACCATTCGCGATGGCTGAACTTCAAATCCGCGTAAAAAATCTTTTGAAGCGTGCACAAAAAGCTTCTGAAGTAACGCAATTGGTTTTCCAAGATTTGAAATTGAACCGCTTGAATCGTGATGTGGTTCGCGCAGGCAGAAAATTGGACCTTCAAGAACGTGAATTCGTTCTTCTAGATCTTTTCATGAGCAACCCAAATAAAATCATCGGTAAACAAACTATTCTTAAAGAAGTTTGGAATTATGATTTCGATCCACAGACAAACGTGGTAGACGTACTTGTATGCCGTTTGAGAAACAAGTTAGAGAAAGATTTCCCTACACGCCTAATCTATACAGTCAGAGGTGTAGGTTATGTTCTTAAGTCGTCTTAA
- a CDS encoding flagellar hook protein FlgE, whose protein sequence is MGILSSLYTGVSGMTAQGEALGVIGDNIANANTIGFKASRAEFQDIISKNLKGILGGNQIGRGVKIGAVNPILSQGNVDATEKVTDLAISGDGYFKVKGSDGESYTRDGSFHFDREGYLVTNDNQKVQGFATDEKGNVVNKMTDIKFPRALIPAKATKEIKLDLNLDSRMEATKKFDVNDPYSTSHYSTGVEMYDSQGNKHLLSLFFNKTADRQWEYKGLVDGKEVTGGEEGKMSEVCSGKLEFTVDGKLDSNVMSSANFNFKGGALQGQQIKLNFGDAIKDGGKGLEGTKQYGKNSDLISWHQDGAAAGTITNLSFSDEGTLTAVYSNGQAQDLAQIALAKFENPEALFKVGNNRLKESRDSGGASVGGPGTAGRGKLFAKSLERSTVDLATEFVNMIQNQRGFQANAKTITTTDELLNEVIQLKR, encoded by the coding sequence ATGGGTATTCTTTCTTCATTGTACACGGGTGTGTCTGGTATGACTGCACAGGGCGAAGCCCTTGGAGTTATTGGTGACAATATCGCCAATGCCAACACTATCGGTTTCAAAGCAAGCCGCGCAGAGTTCCAAGATATTATCTCTAAAAACTTAAAAGGTATTCTTGGTGGTAACCAAATCGGTCGCGGTGTGAAGATCGGTGCCGTAAACCCAATTCTTTCTCAAGGTAACGTAGACGCTACTGAAAAAGTAACTGACCTTGCTATCTCTGGTGACGGTTACTTCAAAGTAAAAGGTTCTGATGGCGAATCATACACTCGTGATGGTTCATTCCACTTTGACCGCGAAGGTTACCTAGTAACAAACGACAATCAAAAAGTTCAAGGTTTCGCTACAGACGAAAAAGGTAACGTTGTTAACAAAATGACGGATATCAAATTCCCTCGCGCCTTGATCCCAGCTAAAGCGACTAAAGAAATCAAGTTGGACCTTAACTTGGATTCTCGTATGGAAGCGACTAAAAAATTCGACGTTAACGATCCTTATTCGACTTCTCACTACTCTACAGGTGTTGAGATGTACGACTCTCAAGGTAACAAGCACTTGTTGTCATTGTTCTTCAATAAAACAGCTGACAGACAATGGGAATACAAAGGCTTGGTTGACGGTAAAGAAGTTACTGGCGGCGAAGAAGGTAAAATGTCTGAAGTGTGCTCTGGTAAATTGGAGTTCACGGTTGACGGTAAACTAGACAGCAACGTGATGTCTTCTGCAAACTTCAACTTCAAAGGTGGCGCTCTTCAAGGCCAACAAATCAAGTTGAACTTCGGTGACGCTATTAAAGATGGCGGTAAAGGTTTGGAAGGTACTAAACAGTACGGTAAAAACTCTGACCTTATCTCTTGGCATCAAGACGGTGCGGCGGCTGGTACGATCACGAACTTGTCATTCTCGGATGAAGGTACGTTGACTGCGGTTTACTCAAACGGTCAAGCACAAGACTTAGCACAAATCGCTTTGGCGAAATTCGAAAATCCGGAAGCTCTTTTCAAAGTTGGTAACAACCGTTTGAAAGAATCTAGAGATTCAGGTGGCGCTTCAGTTGGTGGCCCGGGCACAGCAGGCCGTGGTAAATTGTTCGCGAAATCTCTTGAGAGATCTACAGTGGATCTAGCGACTGAGTTCGTAAACATGATCCAAAATCAACGTGGTTTCCAAGCCAATGCGAAGACAATCACAACAACAGACGAACTTCTTAACGAAGTTATTCAGTTGAAAAGATAA
- a CDS encoding TIGR02530 family flagellar biosynthesis protein, whose protein sequence is MVDLKKIQTFDQLVPSQPGKVKQPDLGGTGPSFKDTLDSVGGLNKPQNLNQVNPQGLAKATEGVKFSNHAIERMKTRGISYSPEDITKLQDAISRAAAKGSKDSLVLMNDSALIVSVKNNTVVTVMDKNALKENVFTNIDSTVVI, encoded by the coding sequence ATGGTTGACTTAAAGAAGATACAGACATTCGATCAACTCGTTCCGAGTCAACCGGGTAAGGTTAAACAACCTGATCTGGGTGGTACGGGACCATCCTTCAAGGATACACTCGATTCTGTCGGTGGTTTGAATAAACCGCAGAACTTGAATCAAGTAAATCCGCAAGGGCTTGCAAAAGCTACTGAAGGAGTGAAGTTTTCGAATCACGCGATTGAGCGCATGAAAACTCGAGGCATCAGTTATAGCCCCGAGGATATCACGAAGCTGCAAGACGCGATTTCGAGAGCAGCGGCGAAAGGTTCAAAGGATTCATTAGTATTAATGAATGACTCTGCACTGATCGTCAGCGTGAAGAATAACACAGTGGTCACTGTGATGGACAAGAATGCATTGAAAGAAAATGTATTCACGAACATCGATTCCACAGTAGTTATTTAA
- a CDS encoding flagellar hook assembly protein FlgD → MTMVNAKLGVNAFGATQAKPESTNNTMNTLSAQDKAKTGEEDVGSVANKLADPNWIDPSKKPRTAGNPNLDKDAFFKLMLAQMKNQDPTNPMKSHEMAAQLANFSSLEQMQNMNKTLEELKNAQKPSENFQALNLIGKAVAGDSSKVVRGVNDKDHDFRFNLPMAANEVQIKVRDADGNVVRTYNLKGLKAGENKLTWNGEDEKGMKAAAGEYQFLAEAKTGDGKKMGIKTDFDGVITGVSYSAEGPILNVGNQAIRFRDVKKITDPRLMRNDQNVNDVTNLDLKKDSVAAQTGKEPNVEVQKTSTPSAPAAKSKIMDTVGLSRDMMEKIAKETVK, encoded by the coding sequence ATGACAATGGTGAATGCGAAATTGGGAGTGAATGCGTTCGGTGCAACTCAGGCAAAACCTGAAAGCACTAACAACACAATGAACACACTCAGTGCCCAAGACAAAGCAAAAACCGGTGAAGAGGATGTTGGCTCGGTTGCCAATAAACTTGCTGATCCTAACTGGATTGATCCTTCGAAAAAACCTCGTACAGCGGGCAATCCCAATTTGGATAAAGATGCTTTCTTCAAATTGATGCTTGCGCAAATGAAGAACCAAGATCCAACGAATCCGATGAAGTCACATGAGATGGCTGCTCAATTGGCGAACTTCTCGTCACTCGAGCAAATGCAGAACATGAACAAAACACTTGAGGAATTGAAGAACGCACAAAAGCCTTCAGAAAATTTCCAAGCGTTGAACTTAATCGGCAAAGCAGTTGCTGGTGATTCATCAAAAGTTGTGCGCGGTGTGAATGATAAAGATCACGATTTCCGTTTCAATCTGCCAATGGCAGCGAACGAAGTTCAAATCAAAGTGCGCGATGCAGACGGTAACGTTGTTCGCACGTACAACTTGAAAGGTTTGAAAGCGGGCGAAAATAAATTGACGTGGAATGGTGAAGACGAAAAAGGTATGAAAGCTGCTGCTGGTGAATATCAATTCTTAGCAGAAGCAAAAACTGGCGACGGTAAGAAGATGGGTATCAAAACTGACTTCGACGGAGTGATCACAGGCGTGAGTTATTCTGCAGAAGGCCCAATCCTTAACGTTGGTAACCAAGCGATTCGTTTCCGTGACGTGAAAAAGATTACGGACCCACGTCTTATGAGAAACGACCAGAATGTAAATGATGTTACAAACCTAGACTTGAAGAAAGATAGTGTCGCAGCGCAAACTGGAAAAGAGCCGAATGTAGAAGTACAAAAGACTTCCACTCCTTCAGCTCCTGCGGCAAAATCTAAGATCATGGATACGGTGGGTTTATCTCGCGACATGATGGAAAAGATCGCCAAGGAGACTGTGAAGTAA
- a CDS encoding flagellar hook-length control protein FliK yields MLSTVGPQMVGATDLKSTLEKAKEQNFKGSGTESSFGKTLQDKLATTPKEVKDNPKQEMSAKDSKDSKDPQEKESTNRKATDEKPEQKVAKPDGTLKKKSANRQQAIKEFMDSFESEFEIPPTRLVEAMAKLDDSQLKESPETTADAVIEQLGLDDAQADKARAMYASMLMQLQQTPQQKPAPEMMAGASMSQQGMQMRVAAAQQKQDLMGSAVDNLNKKFWMTQDTKVAQTAMPDLSGDLMQNITMDDSADPTAALDMMDSSEMDIEAPQAQPAMPQAPQAKLPELPPHLQGQMQDAMSPALLAALAAKKAAAAQASAENASEETPELKDEFSQALAAPKAEKPLLGPNANNVVQSKDAMKDFMQQQQNQSQGDSLMKDAKDFFQQSAGDKESAKTKLTTKSAEFKSTMTGLEGLQAPPIKGESLKFDPMAPMAPVAPQQMGKAENEAAVKQLMNQAQYLIKNGGGEVKVEMTPEGMGTIHLKVMLQDGKVNMQMSADTQEAKKTIESSLAELKTSLAAHKLSVENVKIDVVNTASTDNSAQNNQQNMNGQNQHREARQFWNQFNDNFGNQGRREALADFQNIKGYGGKGRDPLQPLETSSTKTAARAVSGKGSGLNLVA; encoded by the coding sequence TTGCTATCAACAGTCGGCCCCCAAATGGTGGGTGCGACCGATTTGAAGTCTACGCTCGAGAAAGCGAAAGAGCAGAACTTCAAAGGCTCCGGAACCGAATCTTCATTCGGAAAGACGTTGCAAGATAAATTAGCGACGACACCGAAAGAGGTTAAGGATAATCCGAAACAAGAGATGAGTGCGAAAGACTCGAAGGATTCAAAAGATCCACAAGAGAAAGAAAGCACGAATCGCAAAGCGACGGATGAGAAGCCGGAACAAAAGGTTGCGAAACCAGATGGGACTTTAAAGAAAAAGTCGGCGAATCGACAACAAGCCATTAAAGAATTCATGGACTCCTTCGAGAGTGAATTTGAGATCCCTCCCACACGACTTGTGGAAGCGATGGCGAAGCTGGACGACAGCCAACTTAAAGAATCCCCTGAAACAACAGCAGATGCTGTGATTGAGCAATTGGGTCTTGACGACGCGCAAGCTGATAAAGCTCGTGCGATGTATGCCTCTATGCTTATGCAATTGCAGCAAACGCCACAACAGAAACCTGCCCCAGAAATGATGGCGGGTGCAAGCATGTCTCAACAAGGCATGCAGATGCGCGTGGCCGCGGCTCAACAGAAACAAGATCTGATGGGTTCTGCCGTTGATAACCTAAATAAAAAATTCTGGATGACCCAAGATACAAAGGTTGCGCAAACAGCGATGCCTGATCTAAGTGGTGATCTGATGCAAAATATCACTATGGATGATTCCGCAGATCCAACGGCAGCGTTGGACATGATGGATTCTTCAGAGATGGATATTGAAGCTCCGCAAGCTCAACCTGCGATGCCACAAGCACCGCAAGCGAAACTTCCAGAGCTTCCACCGCACCTGCAAGGTCAAATGCAAGATGCGATGTCACCGGCTCTTCTAGCGGCCTTAGCTGCGAAGAAAGCGGCAGCCGCTCAAGCGAGTGCTGAAAATGCATCGGAAGAAACTCCAGAGTTGAAGGATGAATTCTCGCAAGCTCTTGCAGCACCAAAAGCAGAAAAGCCTTTACTAGGTCCGAATGCTAACAATGTGGTGCAGTCAAAAGATGCGATGAAAGATTTCATGCAACAACAGCAGAATCAATCGCAAGGCGATTCGTTGATGAAGGATGCTAAAGACTTCTTCCAACAAAGTGCGGGCGATAAAGAATCTGCGAAAACAAAACTGACAACGAAATCTGCTGAATTCAAGTCAACGATGACGGGACTTGAAGGACTTCAAGCTCCGCCAATCAAAGGTGAAAGCTTGAAATTCGATCCGATGGCTCCAATGGCGCCAGTGGCTCCGCAGCAGATGGGCAAGGCTGAAAATGAAGCGGCTGTGAAGCAGTTGATGAATCAAGCACAATACTTGATCAAAAACGGCGGCGGCGAAGTGAAAGTTGAAATGACTCCCGAGGGTATGGGAACAATTCATCTGAAAGTTATGCTTCAGGACGGCAAAGTGAACATGCAAATGTCGGCGGATACTCAGGAAGCTAAGAAGACGATCGAGTCTAGTCTAGCTGAACTGAAAACCAGTCTTGCTGCTCACAAATTGTCAGTAGAAAATGTTAAGATTGATGTGGTGAATACCGCATCGACGGATAATTCTGCACAAAATAACCAGCAGAATATGAATGGACAAAATCAGCATCGGGAAGCTCGTCAGTTCTGGAACCAATTTAACGATAACTTTGGTAACCAAGGACGACGCGAAGCTTTAGCTGATTTCCAAAATATCAAAGGTTATGGCGGCAAAGGCAGAGATCCACTTCAACCACTTGAAACTTCGTCAACAAAGACGGCAGCACGAGCGGTGAGTGGTAAAGGTTCTGGTCTTAACTTAGTAGCATAA
- a CDS encoding MotE family protein, whose protein sequence is MKSGYDQFFKNARKAADENSGVKFRKNPAAPRLHLDLASEDIEQQIRRRMKMSGPKKKKKKSIPWKMMAVSFMGLLLALWGVQNHEEVERMVKRVEITMTGEAVAENVPSKPEEKAAAAEKKDEAADGEKKSSALTTEDIDHLTKLNDRKKELDAREEELNRQESELQAQKSELDKRLKELEEMRGKISSMLEERVKADDQKIDTLVQMYSNMKPPQAAKIFETMDEDLVVEILGRMKKKNAADIMNLLKPEKAQIISEKYAGYKRR, encoded by the coding sequence ATGAAAAGCGGATACGATCAATTCTTTAAAAATGCTCGCAAAGCTGCTGACGAAAATAGCGGAGTTAAGTTTCGTAAGAATCCTGCTGCTCCACGTTTGCATCTTGATTTAGCCTCTGAAGATATCGAGCAACAGATCCGCCGTCGCATGAAAATGTCTGGGCCAAAAAAGAAAAAGAAAAAATCGATTCCTTGGAAAATGATGGCTGTTTCCTTTATGGGATTGCTTCTTGCTTTGTGGGGAGTACAAAACCACGAAGAAGTTGAGCGCATGGTGAAGCGCGTAGAAATCACAATGACTGGTGAAGCGGTTGCTGAAAACGTTCCGTCCAAACCAGAAGAAAAAGCCGCAGCTGCAGAGAAAAAAGACGAAGCCGCTGACGGTGAAAAGAAATCTTCTGCGTTAACAACAGAAGATATCGATCACCTGACGAAATTGAACGATAGAAAAAAAGAATTAGATGCACGCGAAGAAGAATTGAATCGTCAAGAATCAGAACTTCAGGCGCAAAAGTCCGAACTTGATAAACGCCTCAAAGAATTGGAAGAGATGCGCGGCAAGATCTCTTCAATGCTTGAAGAGCGTGTCAAGGCTGACGACCAGAAGATCGATACCTTGGTACAGATGTACTCGAATATGAAGCCACCACAAGCGGCTAAGATCTTCGAGACAATGGACGAGGATTTGGTCGTTGAAATACTTGGTCGTATGAAAAAGAAAAATGCTGCTGATATTATGAATTTACTTAAACCAGAAAAAGCTCAGATCATTTCTGAGAAGTACGCTGGGTACAAACGCAGATAG
- the fliJ gene encoding flagellar export protein FliJ has translation MKFKFPLQKVMDHRKVKESLAQKDFQDVVAVLNEEQALLDKMNQDVQEARARMGMLSQTGGAQGPALSQIHEFLTGQKLRIAHQVAKVQQVEKLVEAKREILRQAALDYKIMEKMRENKFEAYKAERTIQDQKEMDENTILRFKAVKES, from the coding sequence TTGAAATTTAAATTTCCTCTTCAAAAAGTGATGGATCACCGTAAGGTGAAGGAAAGTCTTGCACAGAAAGACTTTCAGGATGTCGTTGCGGTTTTGAATGAAGAACAAGCCCTTCTCGATAAAATGAATCAGGATGTCCAAGAAGCGCGTGCCCGCATGGGGATGCTTTCTCAGACTGGCGGGGCCCAAGGTCCAGCACTCTCACAAATTCACGAATTCCTTACAGGTCAAAAGCTTCGCATCGCGCATCAGGTCGCAAAAGTCCAACAGGTCGAGAAATTGGTCGAGGCCAAAAGAGAGATTTTGCGACAAGCGGCTCTAGACTATAAAATTATGGAGAAGATGCGCGAGAATAAATTCGAGGCCTACAAAGCGGAACGAACTATTCAAGATCAGAAAGAGATGGATGAAAATACCATCTTGCGCTTCAAAGCTGTGAAGGAATCATAG
- a CDS encoding FliI/YscN family ATPase produces MSELELNLEKYSDLVDTTHLTRDSGKVTEVNGMLIKGYLPGASVGSIVQIAPAGTEKTFLAEVVGFKDKHVLMMALNDMRGVALGSKIILSRQIATVRAGEELLGRVVDGLGRPLDSKGEVENFREIPLYSEVRNPLARRPIRQPIDVGIRSINGALTAGLGQRVAIMAGSGVGKSVLLGMMARNTSADVNVIAMIGERGREVREFIEHDLGPEGMARSVVVCVTSDQSPLLRMRGAYVATALAEYFCSQGKNVLLMMDSVTRFAMAQREIGLSTGEPPSQKGYTPSVFATLPKLLERAGSFEGEGSITGFYTTLVEGDDMNDPIGDSVRSIVDGHIVLSRALAARGHFPAIDIMQSASRVMKAVSSPEHVKLAQKLRETLAVYKDAEDLINIGAYKPGSNPKIDKAVKVIDQVNDFLKQRVEDPTNFTSTVRMMQQILINA; encoded by the coding sequence ATGTCTGAATTGGAATTGAACCTTGAAAAGTATTCCGATCTTGTAGACACCACTCACTTAACTCGCGATAGCGGTAAGGTGACAGAGGTCAACGGGATGCTTATCAAGGGCTACCTTCCAGGCGCTAGCGTCGGAAGTATCGTACAAATCGCTCCAGCGGGAACAGAAAAAACGTTCTTAGCTGAAGTGGTTGGTTTTAAAGACAAACACGTCTTGATGATGGCCCTCAACGATATGAGAGGCGTCGCTTTAGGTTCTAAAATTATTCTTTCTCGTCAAATCGCAACCGTTCGTGCCGGCGAAGAGCTTTTGGGCCGTGTGGTTGATGGTTTGGGTCGTCCTTTAGATTCCAAAGGCGAAGTCGAAAACTTCCGCGAGATCCCTTTATACAGCGAAGTCAGAAATCCTTTGGCCCGCAGACCTATTAGACAACCTATTGACGTTGGTATTCGCTCTATTAACGGGGCATTAACCGCCGGTCTAGGTCAGCGTGTCGCAATTATGGCAGGTTCCGGTGTGGGTAAGTCCGTCCTTTTGGGGATGATGGCTCGAAACACCAGCGCTGACGTAAACGTTATCGCGATGATCGGTGAACGTGGCCGTGAGGTTCGCGAATTTATCGAGCATGATTTGGGACCAGAGGGGATGGCTCGCTCTGTGGTTGTGTGTGTGACCAGTGATCAAAGTCCTTTGCTTCGTATGCGTGGTGCTTATGTCGCAACCGCATTGGCAGAGTATTTCTGTTCACAGGGCAAAAACGTTCTTCTGATGATGGATTCGGTGACTCGTTTTGCAATGGCACAACGTGAAATCGGTCTTAGCACGGGCGAACCACCTTCACAAAAAGGTTACACGCCGTCAGTATTTGCGACGTTGCCAAAACTTTTGGAGCGCGCAGGTTCTTTCGAAGGTGAAGGCAGTATCACAGGTTTTTATACAACCCTCGTAGAGGGTGACGACATGAATGATCCGATCGGGGACTCTGTTCGTTCGATCGTCGATGGTCACATTGTTTTGAGTCGTGCCTTGGCTGCTCGCGGCCACTTCCCGGCGATCGATATCATGCAAAGTGCAAGTCGTGTGATGAAAGCCGTTTCGTCGCCAGAGCACGTGAAGCTTGCACAAAAGCTGCGTGAAACCTTGGCTGTTTATAAAGACGCTGAAGATTTGATTAACATTGGTGCTTACAAACCAGGTTCAAATCCAAAGATTGATAAAGCTGTGAAAGTCATCGATCAGGTTAACGACTTCTTAAAACAAAGAGTCGAAGATCCAACGAACTTCACCAGCACTGTTCGCATGATGCAGCAGATTCTTATTAACGCATAA
- a CDS encoding FliH/SctL family protein, producing MPWSNSGASNGAPVRKAKSVLSKELADQTVLEFVPMRFDLGTPEQAMNYVHEKQRGSDFRMNDAVRVQTGVDQVEKVNEEEKIEAAALEKLKEIQEQAYQQAYELGLEEGRKEAFEKVSAEIAERMTTLDQLLLAVKELKTEMATFNETHLVKLSFQMAARLAKTQLEGNNEAMVQILRDAVALAQDEEEITVHVSQSQFDFLEELKKETGREFEFVKKIHFEPNAELADGGCIVETNYGEVDARVEQRVEQLWKTLSENMPKVKDRIAG from the coding sequence ATGCCATGGTCTAATAGCGGTGCCAGCAATGGCGCTCCAGTACGTAAAGCGAAATCTGTCCTCTCTAAAGAGTTGGCTGATCAAACCGTGTTGGAATTCGTTCCAATGCGTTTTGACCTAGGCACTCCAGAGCAGGCGATGAATTACGTCCACGAAAAACAACGTGGATCAGATTTCCGCATGAATGATGCCGTTCGTGTGCAAACGGGCGTCGATCAAGTTGAAAAAGTAAATGAAGAAGAAAAGATTGAAGCGGCAGCTCTTGAAAAACTAAAAGAGATTCAAGAGCAGGCTTATCAACAAGCTTACGAGTTGGGCCTTGAAGAAGGTCGTAAAGAAGCTTTTGAAAAAGTATCCGCTGAAATTGCAGAACGCATGACGACTTTGGATCAATTGCTTTTAGCAGTGAAAGAACTAAAGACGGAAATGGCGACGTTCAATGAAACTCACCTTGTGAAATTGTCTTTCCAGATGGCAGCTCGCCTAGCGAAAACACAATTGGAAGGTAACAACGAGGCGATGGTGCAAATCCTTCGTGATGCTGTTGCTTTGGCGCAAGATGAAGAAGAAATCACAGTTCATGTTTCTCAATCACAATTCGATTTCCTTGAAGAGTTGAAAAAAGAAACAGGCCGTGAATTTGAATTCGTTAAAAAGATTCACTTCGAACCAAATGCTGAATTGGCTGATGGCGGTTGTATCGTGGAAACGAACTACGGCGAAGTCGATGCGCGCGTTGAACAACGTGTGGAACAGCTTTGGAAAACTCTTTCTGAAAATATGCCTAAAGTTAAAGACAGGATTGCTGGTTAA